Proteins from a genomic interval of Deltaproteobacteria bacterium:
- a CDS encoding translocation/assembly module TamB domain-containing protein, whose amino-acid sequence MEKEKSKPQKKRKWRRRGKFFLYTFFATVIFLFCSFQFPNFFQKTWGRLFYLVPGRLQVEYLQFNFFSGHLQLRNARYQLPNGASLLQINNIDARGSWSSLWKFRLIFQHFNLEGFTLDLSSFPPSKKKSNVSEVFKNIMQRLGIEDSHFSNLKILLKNMNFEIPRAELQYVPALLKGDQLLLSLHNIQGELFSKPLSVSEMSYDGSFSFSSTLKKVLLFQEAKGQLKIRGAQLGKWQFSDLATEAKLEDEKISVENFELKIGETAFLLNVALAPIEQQAKGSLKTKGWISPNDIPGLGKRVAGSYEKLQAKLDFDLTGFLPKEMEGYVELQLQAKDNLYNKENPNLDILVKGPLVKGKLDLAQLKVSTEKTNIFTNKGSIDFRKMEISVPISGTGFDLRTFIAMLSDLEIYGYVDFNGTVTGSLKRPDFVFSAKAKETGYKFLRFGQNEGKFQIVDGTLGYVGNSPAEALYKTQVNIQAPFIFEEKRHTNLKSSFANLEARQLLENPEIKGKITGIFDLEVDHQKNLGKAKASIDDFFFYQFRLGATEMEGDLNSGVFSIPTMSIHPPTYQKMTLAKDTVFNFDPKGFHFKTNPLPGMHGEGEYFYERKNIFTARVDCKKCDLAPLVSALDFNPLEGDLSGSLEMNLVIGNFLASKMQSKVDRFSLKLGDESLEQTRPIKISYSQSAFHFDDAVLNFKQGNLVLGGSFKSDGPLDLSLKGSVDLAILSQFKTLVREAAGLAQVDLKITGNKKQPAVLGSLQFQNALLAPRVLGNPIENLEGKVIFEKDLLRFEKLKGSVLEGDLLVSGQVWHQDFKIQKSDVNIEAREIAVSEPGVYKIILSGKLGLTGNQDNLLLAGNLDITEGRYIKNFDIKDYILKPSTVSEPSKPSPISNLKLDLKIKSPGELAIKNNIAELYLKSDLHVTGTPMNPAYQGALEILDGSFHYFKLNFENAKGVIDFRDVRKSDPYVEIVAEKLFERPSQDIRVNARITGYTDNLQLSFTSDPPLEKREILALIFTGNLPEDKRSISGANLASSVLANQLTSVLEGPVGSYTSLDVFRLEASDPEAQSLTSLVVGKRVTDRLSLEFKTDLSLEESVKSVQAEYLLFDNLLLKGSRSTNGRYRLELTLRFKSY is encoded by the coding sequence ATGGAAAAGGAAAAGTCCAAGCCCCAAAAAAAACGAAAATGGAGAAGGCGGGGAAAATTTTTTCTCTATACTTTTTTTGCTACTGTGATTTTTCTTTTTTGCAGTTTTCAATTTCCCAATTTTTTCCAAAAAACCTGGGGGCGTTTATTTTATCTGGTTCCGGGTCGATTGCAGGTCGAATATCTCCAGTTCAATTTCTTCAGCGGACATCTTCAGCTTCGAAACGCGCGTTATCAATTGCCCAACGGGGCCTCTCTCCTCCAGATAAATAATATCGATGCCCGTGGCAGTTGGTCTTCCCTCTGGAAATTTCGTTTAATCTTTCAGCATTTTAATCTGGAGGGTTTCACTCTGGATTTGAGCTCTTTCCCTCCCAGCAAAAAGAAGAGCAATGTCTCGGAGGTATTCAAAAATATCATGCAGCGTCTGGGAATTGAAGATTCTCATTTTTCAAATTTAAAGATCCTTTTGAAAAATATGAATTTTGAAATCCCAAGGGCAGAACTCCAGTATGTCCCTGCTCTTTTAAAGGGCGATCAACTCTTGCTCAGCCTTCACAACATCCAGGGAGAACTTTTTTCCAAACCTCTGTCGGTGAGTGAAATGAGTTATGACGGCAGTTTTTCCTTTTCCAGCACCCTAAAAAAGGTGCTGCTTTTTCAGGAGGCCAAAGGGCAACTGAAGATTCGTGGCGCCCAACTGGGCAAATGGCAGTTTTCCGATCTGGCGACGGAGGCCAAGTTGGAAGATGAAAAGATCAGCGTCGAGAATTTTGAGCTTAAAATCGGAGAGACTGCTTTTTTGCTCAATGTGGCCTTGGCCCCCATCGAACAACAGGCCAAGGGCAGTCTGAAGACTAAAGGCTGGATCAGCCCCAATGATATTCCTGGCCTGGGCAAGCGGGTGGCGGGCAGTTACGAGAAGCTTCAGGCCAAGCTCGATTTTGATCTCACGGGTTTTCTCCCCAAGGAAATGGAAGGCTACGTCGAACTGCAGCTGCAGGCGAAAGACAATCTTTATAATAAAGAAAATCCAAATCTGGATATTCTGGTCAAAGGACCTTTGGTCAAAGGGAAACTGGATCTTGCCCAATTAAAGGTGTCTACCGAAAAAACGAATATCTTTACCAACAAAGGCAGTATCGATTTTAGGAAGATGGAAATCTCTGTTCCTATTAGTGGCACGGGTTTCGATTTGCGTACTTTTATTGCCATGCTTTCTGATTTGGAAATCTATGGTTATGTCGATTTTAATGGAACGGTGACCGGTTCGCTCAAACGTCCCGACTTTGTGTTTAGCGCCAAGGCCAAAGAGACGGGCTATAAATTTTTAAGATTCGGGCAAAACGAGGGGAAATTTCAGATTGTAGACGGAACCCTGGGCTATGTGGGAAATTCGCCCGCTGAAGCTCTGTACAAGACTCAAGTCAACATCCAGGCGCCCTTTATTTTTGAGGAGAAACGCCACACGAATCTGAAAAGTAGTTTTGCCAATCTGGAGGCAAGGCAACTCCTCGAGAATCCGGAGATAAAGGGAAAAATTACCGGCATTTTTGATTTGGAGGTCGATCATCAAAAAAATCTGGGAAAAGCGAAGGCCAGTATCGATGATTTTTTCTTTTACCAGTTTCGTTTGGGCGCTACCGAAATGGAAGGCGATTTGAACAGCGGCGTGTTTTCCATCCCGACGATGAGTATCCATCCTCCCACCTATCAGAAGATGACCTTGGCAAAGGATACTGTTTTTAACTTCGATCCCAAGGGATTTCACTTCAAAACCAATCCCCTGCCAGGCATGCATGGAGAGGGTGAATATTTTTACGAACGCAAAAATATTTTTACGGCCAGGGTAGACTGTAAAAAGTGCGACCTGGCACCGCTGGTTTCAGCGCTCGATTTCAATCCCCTGGAAGGAGACTTAAGCGGATCGCTGGAGATGAACCTGGTGATTGGAAACTTTCTGGCCTCCAAAATGCAATCCAAAGTAGATCGATTCAGCCTTAAACTCGGAGATGAGAGTTTGGAACAGACTCGGCCTATAAAAATCAGCTATTCCCAATCTGCCTTTCATTTTGACGATGCCGTGCTTAATTTTAAACAGGGCAATCTTGTGCTAGGCGGATCTTTTAAGAGCGATGGGCCTCTGGATCTCTCGCTCAAGGGGAGTGTAGATCTGGCCATTCTTTCGCAATTTAAAACCCTGGTGAGAGAGGCTGCTGGCCTTGCCCAAGTCGATTTGAAAATCACCGGGAACAAGAAGCAGCCCGCTGTGTTAGGCAGTCTGCAGTTTCAAAATGCACTGCTTGCTCCGCGTGTTTTAGGGAACCCGATTGAAAATTTAGAAGGAAAAGTGATCTTTGAAAAAGATTTGCTGCGCTTTGAAAAGCTCAAAGGGTCGGTGTTAGAAGGCGATCTTCTGGTTTCGGGACAGGTCTGGCACCAGGATTTTAAAATCCAAAAATCGGATGTAAACATTGAGGCCCGGGAAATTGCAGTCAGTGAGCCGGGGGTCTATAAAATTATTTTATCCGGAAAACTGGGTCTGACAGGAAACCAGGACAATCTGCTTTTGGCCGGAAATCTGGATATTACTGAAGGTCGTTATATCAAAAATTTCGACATCAAAGACTATATTTTAAAACCCAGCACGGTCAGTGAACCTTCCAAGCCTTCCCCGATTTCCAACTTGAAATTGGATCTCAAAATAAAATCGCCCGGCGAGCTGGCCATCAAAAATAATATTGCGGAACTTTATCTCAAAAGCGATTTGCATGTCACCGGCACTCCGATGAATCCTGCCTATCAAGGGGCCCTTGAAATTCTGGATGGGAGCTTCCATTATTTTAAGCTCAATTTTGAGAATGCCAAAGGGGTGATTGATTTTCGGGACGTGCGCAAAAGTGATCCTTATGTCGAGATTGTCGCCGAAAAATTATTCGAACGGCCCAGTCAAGATATTCGGGTGAATGCCCGCATTACAGGATATACCGATAATCTTCAGCTTTCCTTCACCTCGGATCCTCCTTTGGAAAAACGAGAAATCCTGGCCTTGATTTTTACCGGGAATTTGCCCGAAGACAAACGCAGCATTTCAGGGGCAAACTTGGCAAGCTCGGTGCTCGCCAACCAGCTGACCTCGGTTCTGGAGGGCCCGGTGGGTTCTTATACCAGCCTGGATGTATTCCGGCTGGAGGCCTCGGATCCCGAAGCCCAAAGTTTAACTTCGCTAGTGGTAGGCAAAAGAGTCACCGATAGACTTTCCCTGGAATTTAAAACCGATCTTTCTTTGGAAGAATCGGTGAAAAGTGTACAAGCAGAATATCTTTTGTTTGATAACCTTCTTTTAAAGGGTTCTCGAAGCACGAATGGGCGTTATCGACTGGAATTGACTTTGCGTTTTAAGAGTTATTAA
- a CDS encoding UDP-N-acetylmuramate--L-alanine ligase yields the protein MHIHLIAICGTAMGTLAGMLKAKGFQVSGSDDNVYPPMSTQLEKWGIAIQKGFSAKNLQPQPDLVIVGNAVSKTNPEVEALLQSDIRYLSLPQALGEFFLADKKSLIAAGTHGKSTTTSLLAWMLYDLGFDPSLLVGAIPKNFDSSFRLGQGPYFVIEGDEYDTAFFDKGPKFWHYRPYQVILTGIEFDHADIYKDLEHVMKSFEGLVDRIPPEGCLYVCGDNENNLKLLSRAKCKVVTYGLGDKNQIRATKVRLSPRGASFTLVENGVELGVLESPMAGNHNLQNLLGVLALLRRLPPPSPLLIQEGELQSSPLFTKNLKIDALPLLNNKEGVGGWSIQSSLSLFQGVKRRQEIRGVVNHITVIDDFAHHPTAIAETLDAIRSKYPHQKVWAIFEPRSNTSKRAIFQQDFPKALSHAQEVLLAKVFMPEKVKDSAVLDVEQVAEDIRKAKVPARSGLEVDEIVNIVSKEAKPGDVLLVMSNGGFGGIHQKLLESL from the coding sequence ATGCACATCCATCTTATCGCCATCTGCGGCACCGCCATGGGAACCCTAGCCGGCATGTTGAAGGCCAAGGGTTTTCAGGTCAGCGGCAGCGACGACAATGTTTATCCTCCCATGAGTACCCAACTTGAAAAGTGGGGTATTGCCATTCAAAAAGGTTTTTCAGCGAAAAATTTACAGCCTCAGCCCGATCTCGTCATTGTCGGCAACGCGGTTTCAAAAACGAATCCGGAAGTCGAAGCCTTGTTGCAATCCGACATCCGCTATCTCTCTCTTCCTCAGGCCTTGGGTGAATTCTTTCTGGCTGATAAAAAATCTCTCATCGCTGCGGGCACCCATGGGAAAAGTACCACCACCAGCTTACTGGCCTGGATGCTTTACGATCTGGGTTTTGATCCCAGTTTGCTCGTCGGTGCGATTCCCAAAAATTTCGATTCTTCTTTTCGCTTGGGGCAGGGCCCTTATTTTGTGATTGAAGGCGATGAATACGACACGGCCTTTTTTGATAAAGGCCCCAAGTTTTGGCATTACCGACCTTATCAGGTGATCCTCACGGGCATTGAGTTTGATCATGCCGATATTTATAAAGATTTGGAACACGTGATGAAATCCTTTGAAGGCCTGGTGGACCGCATTCCTCCCGAAGGATGCTTATATGTTTGCGGGGATAATGAGAACAATCTCAAGCTTTTGTCTCGAGCGAAGTGCAAGGTCGTCACCTATGGTCTGGGCGATAAAAATCAAATTCGTGCCACCAAGGTTCGCTTAAGTCCAAGGGGCGCTTCCTTCACGCTTGTGGAAAATGGAGTAGAACTGGGCGTGTTAGAATCCCCCATGGCGGGAAATCATAATTTGCAGAATCTGTTGGGGGTGTTGGCATTGCTGAGGAGATTACCACCCCCCAGCCCCCTCCTAATTCAGGAGGGGGAGTTACAGTCTTCCCCTCTCTTTACCAAGAATTTAAAAATAGATGCGCTCCCCCTCCTTAATAATAAGGAGGGGGTTGGGGGGTGGTCTATTCAATCCTCCCTCTCCCTCTTCCAAGGCGTCAAACGCCGCCAGGAAATCCGTGGCGTAGTGAACCACATCACCGTCATCGACGACTTTGCCCATCACCCCACGGCCATTGCCGAAACCCTGGATGCGATCCGGTCAAAATATCCCCATCAAAAAGTCTGGGCCATCTTCGAACCCCGCTCCAACACCAGTAAGCGCGCCATCTTTCAACAAGACTTCCCCAAGGCCTTGTCTCACGCGCAGGAGGTTTTACTCGCAAAAGTTTTCATGCCCGAAAAAGTGAAAGACAGCGCAGTGCTCGATGTCGAACAAGTGGCGGAAGATATTCGAAAAGCAAAAGTCCCCGCACGATCCGGCTTAGAAGTGGACGAAATAGTGAACATCGTTTCGAAAGAAGCCAAACCTGGCGATGTCTTGCTGGTGATGAGCAATGGCGGCTTTGGGGGGATACACCAGAAGTTGTTGGAGTCGTTGTAA
- a CDS encoding type II toxin-antitoxin system HicB family antitoxin has product MKTKKFHFSIDVIPEEDGKGYYVVVPALPGCFSQGNTVENALKNVQETISLHLQAMKKNRF; this is encoded by the coding sequence ATGAAAACAAAGAAATTTCATTTTTCAATCGATGTGATTCCTGAAGAAGATGGAAAGGGATATTACGTGGTTGTCCCTGCATTGCCAGGTTGCTTTAGCCAAGGAAATACGGTTGAAAATGCCCTAAAAAATGTTCAAGAAACAATTTCTTTACATCTTCAAGCGATGAAGAAAAATCGATTTTGA
- a CDS encoding NADH-quinone oxidoreductase subunit N, translating into MNIDWIIFFSGSLPLWIILGTACLVLILGLFLPKKSTGFLLIASVAGISGAFYSAIQLWNVHSYSISGMLTVDPYGYFLYTLLLFIALLSLLALYDYFEKQRIHIAEVYSLFLFCLFGLMLMVSTTHLLIFFIVLEIMSLALYVLVGIKRKDSFSNEAALKYFLLGAIAAGFLVFGTALFYGATGTFDLKNVEASRIAAADWPLFKVAITLIFIAFAFKVAAVPFHFWTPDVYEGAPTPITGFMSTAVKTAAFGALIRILAPLSYISELPILKLLSFFTLATLVVANLVALSQTNIKRMLAYSSIAHAGYILLGVCAAYLSHFSAPYVTAPVFYLFAYSLITLGAFSLVSAMAGTREDFSEISHYAGLSKRSPLAAALLALFMIALTGIPPTVGFVGKYLLFKQAFSQGLVTLVITALVMSAVSAYYYLRVIVAMYFGSSEADNNQPLKINGTLLGVILFCALCVFLLGFAPSRYLENIALSNFLPSFH; encoded by the coding sequence ATGAATATAGATTGGATAATTTTTTTTTCAGGCAGTCTCCCCCTCTGGATCATCTTGGGAACGGCTTGCCTTGTGCTGATTTTAGGCCTTTTCCTTCCAAAAAAATCGACTGGGTTTTTACTGATTGCCAGTGTGGCAGGGATTTCTGGCGCTTTTTATTCTGCCATCCAATTGTGGAATGTCCATTCTTATAGCATAAGCGGGATGCTTACCGTAGATCCCTATGGCTACTTTCTTTACACCTTGCTGCTTTTTATAGCTTTACTCAGTCTTCTCGCTCTCTACGATTATTTCGAAAAGCAGAGGATTCACATTGCCGAAGTTTATTCGCTTTTTCTGTTTTGTCTCTTTGGTCTAATGTTGATGGTTTCTACCACGCATCTGCTCATATTTTTTATCGTGCTGGAGATCATGAGCCTGGCCCTTTATGTGTTGGTGGGGATTAAACGGAAAGATAGTTTTTCGAACGAAGCTGCCTTGAAATATTTTTTACTGGGTGCCATTGCCGCAGGGTTTCTGGTTTTTGGTACCGCACTCTTTTATGGAGCGACAGGGACCTTCGATTTAAAAAATGTAGAGGCGAGCCGAATTGCCGCTGCCGATTGGCCCCTTTTTAAAGTGGCCATTACCTTGATTTTTATCGCCTTCGCTTTTAAAGTCGCTGCCGTCCCCTTTCATTTCTGGACACCCGATGTCTACGAAGGAGCTCCCACGCCCATTACCGGTTTTATGTCCACTGCGGTTAAGACCGCGGCCTTTGGAGCCCTCATTCGCATACTGGCTCCTCTTTCCTACATTTCTGAACTTCCCATTTTGAAACTTTTGAGTTTCTTTACCCTTGCTACCTTGGTGGTCGCTAATTTGGTGGCGCTCAGTCAAACAAACATCAAAAGAATGCTCGCCTATTCTTCCATTGCCCATGCAGGATATATTTTGTTGGGTGTCTGTGCCGCTTATTTATCCCATTTTAGTGCGCCCTATGTAACGGCTCCCGTTTTTTATCTCTTTGCCTATTCTCTCATTACCTTGGGGGCCTTTTCCCTGGTTTCGGCCATGGCGGGGACCCGCGAAGATTTTTCGGAAATTAGTCATTACGCAGGTCTGTCTAAAAGATCTCCTCTTGCTGCGGCCCTGCTGGCCCTCTTTATGATTGCGCTGACGGGCATTCCTCCTACGGTAGGTTTCGTGGGAAAATATCTGCTCTTTAAACAGGCCTTTTCTCAAGGTTTAGTCACTTTGGTGATTACGGCTTTGGTGATGAGTGCTGTCTCTGCCTATTATTATTTGAGGGTGATTGTGGCCATGTATTTTGGTTCCAGCGAGGCAGACAATAATCAGCCTTTGAAAATTAATGGGACCCTACTGGGTGTAATTCTTTTCTGTGCCCTCTGCGTGTTTTTATTAGGCTTTGCCCCTTCGCGCTATTTGGAAAATATCGCCCTTTCGAATTTTTTGCCGTCCTTTCATTAA
- a CDS encoding ATP-binding protein, producing MDFFGRNKELAYLKEAYLSNKTEFIPIYGRRRVGKSELIRQFCSDKPHVYLMGKQALAELQITEFMNEGARCFKQPLLRETQTRDWKKALQLLIDHKKEGKKLIIVFDEFQWLVAASPELPSILQELLDTEWKKRRDIFLILCGSYLGFMEKEVLGEKSPLFGRRSGQIFLKPFPYYEAALFHPRWSVVDKAKAYFICGGVPYYLLFFKDHSSIEKNIINHILSEFAPLFREPDFLLREELRELQKYYSILMSLALGSQTLPQLAQQSGVGDKKLSYYLQTLLEIGYVRRKFPLSHKKTTKNEVRFILEDPLLRFWFFFVYPQQSYLAQVSPEQAYLAVLKPRLESYFGVCFENLCREALTCLSAKSSLGSFQVGEYWDKNVQIDVVGLYEKEKIILGECKWGKVKSSTALKAELEAKIACFPNPKGLTIRKALFTQKEITKKEGDVEYYSLEKIYNLMPSKFC from the coding sequence ATGGATTTTTTTGGAAGAAACAAAGAACTCGCCTATCTGAAAGAAGCCTATCTTTCCAATAAAACAGAATTCATTCCTATTTATGGACGACGTCGTGTGGGTAAAAGTGAGCTGATTCGGCAATTTTGTTCGGACAAGCCTCATGTTTATCTCATGGGCAAGCAAGCTCTTGCCGAGTTACAGATTACTGAGTTTATGAATGAGGGCGCGCGTTGTTTCAAGCAGCCTTTACTTCGTGAAACCCAGACTCGAGATTGGAAAAAAGCCCTACAACTCTTGATTGATCACAAAAAAGAAGGGAAAAAATTGATAATAGTATTTGATGAGTTTCAATGGTTGGTAGCTGCCAGTCCAGAACTTCCTTCAATCTTACAGGAACTTCTGGATACGGAATGGAAAAAGCGGCGGGATATTTTTTTGATTCTCTGTGGGTCTTATTTAGGGTTCATGGAAAAAGAAGTCTTGGGCGAAAAAAGTCCACTTTTTGGAAGGCGAAGCGGACAGATTTTTCTTAAACCTTTTCCTTATTACGAAGCGGCCCTTTTTCATCCCCGATGGTCAGTGGTCGACAAGGCCAAGGCTTATTTCATTTGCGGTGGTGTTCCCTATTATCTTCTTTTCTTTAAAGATCACAGCTCCATCGAAAAAAATATTATCAACCACATCCTTTCAGAATTTGCTCCTTTGTTTAGGGAGCCAGACTTTTTATTGAGGGAAGAACTTCGCGAATTGCAGAAATATTATTCGATTTTGATGAGTTTGGCTTTGGGTTCCCAAACTCTTCCGCAGCTGGCTCAGCAAAGTGGAGTGGGAGATAAGAAGCTTTCCTACTATCTCCAAACCTTGCTTGAGATTGGTTATGTGCGACGAAAATTTCCGCTCAGTCATAAAAAAACAACTAAAAATGAAGTGCGTTTTATTTTGGAAGATCCCTTGCTGAGATTTTGGTTCTTTTTTGTCTATCCTCAACAAAGTTACCTGGCTCAAGTAAGTCCAGAACAGGCTTATCTGGCAGTCCTCAAACCCAGATTAGAAAGTTATTTTGGTGTTTGCTTTGAGAATCTATGTCGTGAAGCACTGACCTGTCTTTCTGCAAAATCCTCTTTGGGAAGTTTTCAGGTGGGGGAATATTGGGATAAGAATGTCCAGATTGATGTGGTGGGATTGTATGAAAAAGAAAAAATTATTTTGGGAGAATGCAAGTGGGGAAAGGTGAAATCTTCTACTGCCCTCAAAGCAGAGCTGGAAGCCAAAATAGCCTGTTTCCCAAATCCAAAAGGCCTGACTATTCGAAAAGCTTTATTTACCCAAAAGGAGATTACAAAGAAAGAGGGAGATGTTGAATACTACAGTTTGGAGAAAATCTACAATTTGATGCCCTCAAAATTTTGTTAG
- a CDS encoding NADH-quinone oxidoreductase subunit M: protein MEHILSYIIFTPLLFALILLVVPKNATKVLVGLSFFASLVTLALALKLYVDYEPSAGFAFVESIRWIRAWNVDYKVGIDGVSLLLVLLTAFTLPLVILFSAGSIQKQHKEYYFCLLLLQTAMLGTFCALDLFVFYVFWETMLIPMYLLIGIWGGERRIYAALKLFLYTLLGSVLMLAAIIYLYLQAGQSFDYSLWLEKIHLAPQIQIWVFAAFALAFAIKVPMFPLHTWLPDAHVEAPTAGSVILAGILLKMGTYGFYRFAMPLFPQALHQAQPLLITLSVIGIVYGALVSMVQPDIKKLIAYSSVSHLGFVMLGLLSLTTQGVQGAVYQMLNHGISTGALFLLVGMIYDRRHTRLVSEYGGIAKVMPLYSIFFLIVTFSSIGLPGTNGFVGEFLILLGSFQTQPWAATIAASGVILAAVYMLWMVQRVFFGPLKNPKNEGLKDLGLRETAILLPLIVLIFWMGVYPKPIFQKMEVSVNQFLSQVKR from the coding sequence ATGGAACACATACTCTCATACATTATTTTTACACCCCTCCTCTTTGCCCTGATCTTGCTGGTCGTTCCCAAAAACGCCACCAAGGTTTTAGTAGGTCTCAGCTTCTTTGCTTCACTGGTCACTCTTGCCTTGGCCCTCAAGCTTTATGTAGATTATGAACCTAGCGCGGGATTTGCTTTTGTAGAAAGCATTCGCTGGATTCGTGCCTGGAATGTCGATTACAAAGTGGGGATTGATGGAGTGAGTTTGCTGCTGGTCTTGCTCACCGCCTTTACGCTTCCCCTGGTCATTTTATTTTCGGCAGGTTCCATCCAGAAACAACACAAAGAATATTATTTTTGCCTGCTGCTTTTGCAGACGGCTATGTTGGGTACTTTTTGTGCGCTCGATCTCTTTGTGTTTTACGTGTTTTGGGAAACCATGCTCATTCCCATGTATTTGCTCATTGGGATCTGGGGAGGCGAACGACGTATTTATGCAGCACTGAAGCTCTTTCTTTATACCCTGCTGGGTTCTGTCCTCATGTTGGCGGCGATTATCTATCTTTATCTGCAGGCAGGACAAAGTTTTGATTACAGTCTTTGGCTGGAAAAAATTCATTTAGCTCCCCAGATACAAATTTGGGTATTTGCGGCCTTTGCCTTGGCCTTTGCAATCAAAGTCCCCATGTTTCCCTTACACACCTGGTTGCCCGATGCGCACGTCGAGGCGCCTACCGCGGGTTCTGTCATATTGGCGGGAATTTTACTCAAGATGGGAACCTACGGTTTTTACCGTTTTGCGATGCCTCTTTTTCCCCAGGCCTTGCATCAGGCGCAACCTTTGCTGATTACGCTTTCCGTCATTGGCATTGTCTATGGAGCGCTCGTGAGTATGGTTCAGCCGGATATCAAAAAGCTGATTGCCTACTCTTCCGTGTCGCACCTGGGTTTTGTGATGTTGGGTCTTTTGTCTCTCACGACGCAGGGGGTACAAGGCGCTGTTTATCAGATGCTCAATCACGGTATTTCTACCGGGGCGCTCTTCCTTTTGGTAGGAATGATTTATGACCGACGCCACACTCGCCTTGTTTCTGAATACGGTGGAATCGCCAAGGTCATGCCGCTTTACAGTATTTTCTTTTTAATTGTGACCTTCTCTTCCATTGGGTTACCGGGCACAAATGGCTTCGTCGGTGAGTTTTTAATTTTACTCGGCAGCTTTCAAACCCAGCCTTGGGCCGCAACGATTGCAGCCAGTGGTGTCATTTTAGCTGCCGTCTACATGTTATGGATGGTTCAGCGGGTGTTTTTTGGGCCTTTGAAGAATCCTAAAAATGAAGGCTTGAAAGACTTGGGTTTGAGGGAAACGGCAATTTTGCTGCCCCTGATCGTCCTTATCTTCTGGATGGGAGTTTATCCCAAGCCTATTTTTCAAAAGATGGAAGTTTCGGTAAATCAGTTTTTGTCTCAGGTGAAGAGGTAA